In Salinibaculum sp. SYNS191, the genomic window GTCCGTCGACCTGGAGCCGCTGGCCGAGGAGCGCATCGGCTTCGAGGACTTCCAGGCGGTGGACATCCGGGTCGGCGAGATTACGGCCGCCGAACCCATCGAGGACTCGGACAACCTCATGCGCCTGGAGGTCGACATCGGCGTAGAACAGCGCCAGGTGGTCGCCGGCATCAAGGGGCTGCACGACGCCGAGGATCTGCCGGGGACCCGGTGTGTCTTGCTGGCGAACATGGAGAAGGCCGAACTGTTCGGCTACGAGTCCAACGGCATGATTCTGGCGGCGGGCGAGGACGCGGACCTGCTGACGACCCACGCCGACGCGCCGCTGGGGACGAAGATTCGGTAGAACTGGTCAGCCTTTTGTCCGTGGCCGCCCTACGTGGAAGCATGGCAAGTGACCCCGACACCGCGGACGACGACAGCCAGTGGCGGTTCTCGCTGTCCGACCTGGAGGACGACTCCGAGGGGGACGGCGGCGGCAACGTTGCGGGGTCGATGGCGATAGACGAGGAACTGGAGGCAGGCGACATCAGCGCGGAGAACGCGCTCTTCGTCGTGGTCGGTGTCCTGCTCGCGGTCGCCTTCCTCGCGGGCTTTCTCGCCCTGTTCCCCTGAGAGAACTGAAGCGAAGTATTCACTACGGGCGATTGCAAAGGGACAGGTATGACAGAGAGCGATGCGGACCTGTCCCGCCGCGCATTCATGCGGACAGCGGCAGGGACGGCCACGGCGGCGGCCGCGACCGGAACCGCGAGTGCCGCGGAGAGCAACGAGAGTAGCGGCAACGAGTCCAGCGGCGGCGGTGGCGGCGGTGGCGGCCCGCCGGACCTCGGTGGCTACCTCGACGGCGCGAACAACTACGAAGGGTCCGTCGTCGACCAGCGGGGCCAGAGCGAGGTCACGGTCGACGTCGGTGCCGGGAGCAACGGCCTCGCGTTCGGTCCGGCCGCCGTCCACGTCGACAACGGGGCGACCATCGTCTGGGAGTGGACCGGTGAGGGCGGCAACCACAACGTCATCTCCGAGGACGACGTGTTCGACTCCGGGCCGGCCAAGGCCTCGGGCACGTTCGAGCACACGTTCAACGAAGACGGTATCTACCCGTACTTCTGTTCCCCACACAGGGCCAGCGGGATGCTGGGGGCCGTCGTCGTCGGGACGGACTACCCGACGCTGGACACCGGCGGCGCCGTCGGCCCGAGCGACCTGCCTGGCAGCGCGAAGACGCTCGGCGTCGCGACGATGTTCGTGACGGCGGCGACGCTCGGCTTCGCCTACTTCTTCATGAAGTACGGCGGCGACTACGGCGACTTCGAGTAACTACAGCGACTCCGGCGTCGTGTGGATGTCGAGCGCGACGTCGCGGTGTTCGCCCTCCAGGTCGGCGACGATGCGCTCGACGATTCGCTCTGCCTCCGCCGTTACTTTCGGTTTGATACGGTCGACCAGCCAGTCCAGCGAGACGAACGAGGGGAGCCCGATGCTCCGGCGGTCGGCCGACCCCGGCGAGAACTCCACGTACAGGCGCACGCGCGAGGCGGGCTGGTTCGGTTCCGGCGACGACTCGGGTTCGGGCGCTACGGCCCAGTACCCGCGGGCGTCGATGTCCCGGGTCAGCCGCCAGTCGATGCGGTTCGGGGGTTCGACGTCCGTCACCTGCGACCGGGCGGTGTACGACAGCTTCCACCACGCGAACGTGATGTCGTAGCGCGTGCCCGGGGCTCCCTCGCCGCCGTGCCGACGGACCTCCGTGAGGTGTTTCGAGTACTCTGCGTACCGGGGGAAATCGAGGAGAAACTCGTATATCTCCTCGGGGGGCAGATAGACGACCGTACTGACTTCGACGCAGTCCACGCCCGTACGTTGGGCTACCACTACGTAAGCCTCACGCACGGACGAGTGTCGCCTCGCGAGCCAGGCCCGCCAATCGCCAGATTTCTGCGCCACCCACGCCAACGGGCGGCCATGAGTCCCGAAACGCGTGACGTCTGCATCGTCGGCGGCGGCCCCGCCGGACTGACCGCGGGCATCTA contains:
- a CDS encoding DUF7312 domain-containing protein, coding for MASDPDTADDDSQWRFSLSDLEDDSEGDGGGNVAGSMAIDEELEAGDISAENALFVVVGVLLAVAFLAGFLALFP
- a CDS encoding halocyanin domain-containing protein, coding for MTESDADLSRRAFMRTAAGTATAAAATGTASAAESNESSGNESSGGGGGGGGPPDLGGYLDGANNYEGSVVDQRGQSEVTVDVGAGSNGLAFGPAAVHVDNGATIVWEWTGEGGNHNVISEDDVFDSGPAKASGTFEHTFNEDGIYPYFCSPHRASGMLGAVVVGTDYPTLDTGGAVGPSDLPGSAKTLGVATMFVTAATLGFAYFFMKYGGDYGDFE
- a CDS encoding type II toxin-antitoxin system RatA family toxin, coding for MDCVEVSTVVYLPPEEIYEFLLDFPRYAEYSKHLTEVRRHGGEGAPGTRYDITFAWWKLSYTARSQVTDVEPPNRIDWRLTRDIDARGYWAVAPEPESSPEPNQPASRVRLYVEFSPGSADRRSIGLPSFVSLDWLVDRIKPKVTAEAERIVERIVADLEGEHRDVALDIHTTPESL